Within Dysosmobacter sp. Marseille-Q4140, the genomic segment GCGCAGTACCGAGCGGCCGGTGTTCGGCCTGGCGGTGTTTGCCGCGTCCATGCTGCTCAATACCTTCCTCAACTATGTCCTGATCTTCGGCAAGCTGGGTGCCCCGGCCCTGGGGGTCACCGGCGCCGCCATCGCCACGCTCACCTCCCGGATCGTGGAGTTCGCCATCGTGGCAGTGGCCGCCGCAGTCACCCACCGGGTGCCTCTGCGGCCGAAGGCACTGCTGCGCCCCGGACGGGCCATGACCGCCAGCTTCCTCAAGTACGCCTCCCCGGTCATTGTCAACGAGAGCTTCTGGGGCCTGGGCACCACGGTCATGACCGCCATCATGGGCCACATGGCCATCTCTGCCGACATGCTGGCGGCCTACGCCATCATGGGCAACATCGACAAGTTCTCCACCGTCACCTGCTTCGGCGTGGCGGGGGCCACCGCCGTGATCGTGGGCAAGCGGATCGGCGAGGGCGCCGGGAAGGACGAGGTCTACTCCCTGGGCTGCTGCCTGCTGACGGTGTCCCTGGGGGTGGGCGTGGCCGTGGCCGCGGCCCTGGCGGTGCTGCTGCCCACTATTTTCATTCCCTACCTCTACCCCCTGTTCCACCTGGACGGGCTGGCCCTCCAGATCGCCGTCACCATGTGTGTGGTATACATCTGCATGATGCCTATGAAGGCCTTTGACATCACCAACATCACCGGCCTCCTCCGGGCCGGCGGCGACGCCCGCATGGCCTCCGTCATCGACCTGGCCCCCCTGTGGGTGGTGGCGGTGCCCCTGACCGCCCTGGCCGCCCTGGTGCTGGACGCGCCGGTCACCATTGTGTGCCTGTGCATCCAGACGGAAAACGTGTGTAAAATGCCTCTGGGCGTACTGCGGCTGCGCAGCCGGAAATGGATCAACGACATCACCCGGGGAGGCGCTGCGGCATGAGCCTGTTCTGCTGTCCCCTCTGCGCCGCGCCTCTGGAGCGGACGGAACACACCTACCGCTGCCCGGCAGGCCACAGCTTCGACATCTCCAGGGAGGGCTACGTCCACCTGCTGCCCCCCAACCAAAAGCACTCGGCCGCTCCCGGAGACGACAAGGCCATGGCCGCTGCCCGGCGGGAATTCCTCTCCAAAGAGTATTACAGGCCGCTGCTTAATACGCTTTGTAGTCAGATTTTGTCCCTTTCCGGCGAAGCACCCCGGATTTTGGACGCCGGCTGCGGCGAAGGGTATTACACCGCCGGCATCTATGCGGCCCTGACCGCCGCCGGAAGGCAACCGGTCATGGCGGGCACCGACATCTCCAAGTTCATCCTCCGCTACGCCGCCCGCCGGTGCCGGGAGATCGAGTTCGCCGTGGCCTCGTCCTACCGCCTGCCCCTGGCGGACGAGAGTGTGGACCTGCTGCTGAACTGCTTCTCCCCTCTGGCCCTGGAGGAGTTCCGGCGGGTATTGCGGCCCGGCGGCTGCTTTCTCTATGTGGTGCCTGCGGCGGACCACCTGTGGCAGCTCAAGGAGGTCCTCTACGACCGTCCCTACCCCAACGAGGAGAAGGAGACGCCCTATGAGGGTTTCACCTACCGCGCCATCGTGCCGGCGGAGGATACCATCCACCTGCCCTGCCCGGCGGACATCCAGGCCCTGTACCACATGACCCCCTACTGCTGGAAAACCCCGAAGGAGGGAGCGGAGCGGCTTGCGCAGCTGGAGAAGCTGGACTGCCGCATCGCCTTCCGCATCCATATCTTCCAAAAAAAGGAGGACTCCCTATGAACGCCAATCCCACCCGTTCGGCCCTGATCCTCATTGACATGGAAAACGGCTTCGTGGAGCCGGAGGGCGGCCACTGCATCCGCTTTGCCAAGTCCACGGTGCCCGCCTGCGTGCGGGCGGTGGAGACCGCCCGTGAAAAGGGCATCCCGGTGTTCTTCGTCAAGCGCATCTACCGCGCCGACGGCAGCGATGTGGAGCTGACCCGGTATGCCGGGTGGGTGGCAGGCGGACGGGCCTGCGGTCCCGCCTCCACCGGTCCCAACAGCGCCCAAGCGCCGGAGGGCCTGCGGCCCCGGCCCGGAGACTACACCATCTGGAAGCCCCGGTGGAGCGCCTTTTTCCACACAGAGCTGGACCTGATCTTGCGGCGGCTGGACATCCGGACCGTGATCCTGGCGGGCACTACCACCCCCAACTGCGTCCGCACCACCTGCTACGACGCCATCGCCCTGGAGTACAACACCGTGGTACTGACGGACTGCTGCTCCTCCCAGACCGAGGAGATCCAGCGGGTGAACCTGGAGGACATGGGCCGGGCCGGCGCCATCCTGATGGACAGCGCCGCCTTCCGGGACTTTGCACCCGACACGGTGCCGGACACCTCCGCCGCTATCCGGGCGGCCATGGAGGGCGAGGACATCATCCCCGAGCCCTTTGCAGAGGGCCCCGACGGCGTATACTGGCCGGACCGGTGGTAACGAAGATCAAGGGAGCGTATGCTTTCGGCATACGCTCCCTTTTTGTTATCCCAGGTCCACCGTCCGGGTGGCCACGGTGCCGCAGAAGCGCCCATCGTGCTCCACGAACAGCAGCGTGGGCCGGCAGGAGAGGATCAGCTCCTCCACCTGCATCCGGCTCAGCACGTCCACGTAGTTCAGCGGCTCGTCCCAGATGTAAAGGTCCGCCTCTTCACAGAGGCTGGCAGCCAGCAGTACCTTCTTTTTCTGCCCGGCGCTGTACCGGGACAGGTCCACCTCAAACTGGGACCGGGGGAAATCCAGCTT encodes:
- a CDS encoding MATE family efflux transporter encodes the protein MPSFLRRERGFYKRMWLLALPLILQNLITTSLGFVDTFMVGLLGQNELSAVTAANSPIFLLQVIIFGLMSGLTVLVSQYWGRGDIDAINRSMGVAMYAGLGIALAMASAMFFLPRQVMGLVTNNALLIELGMPYLRIVGVSYVFNAVSSVYVSMQRSTERPVFGLAVFAASMLLNTFLNYVLIFGKLGAPALGVTGAAIATLTSRIVEFAIVAVAAAVTHRVPLRPKALLRPGRAMTASFLKYASPVIVNESFWGLGTTVMTAIMGHMAISADMLAAYAIMGNIDKFSTVTCFGVAGATAVIVGKRIGEGAGKDEVYSLGCCLLTVSLGVGVAVAAALAVLLPTIFIPYLYPLFHLDGLALQIAVTMCVVYICMMPMKAFDITNITGLLRAGGDARMASVIDLAPLWVVAVPLTALAALVLDAPVTIVCLCIQTENVCKMPLGVLRLRSRKWINDITRGGAAA
- a CDS encoding methyltransferase domain-containing protein, coding for MSLFCCPLCAAPLERTEHTYRCPAGHSFDISREGYVHLLPPNQKHSAAPGDDKAMAAARREFLSKEYYRPLLNTLCSQILSLSGEAPRILDAGCGEGYYTAGIYAALTAAGRQPVMAGTDISKFILRYAARRCREIEFAVASSYRLPLADESVDLLLNCFSPLALEEFRRVLRPGGCFLYVVPAADHLWQLKEVLYDRPYPNEEKETPYEGFTYRAIVPAEDTIHLPCPADIQALYHMTPYCWKTPKEGAERLAQLEKLDCRIAFRIHIFQKKEDSL
- a CDS encoding cysteine hydrolase; translation: MNANPTRSALILIDMENGFVEPEGGHCIRFAKSTVPACVRAVETAREKGIPVFFVKRIYRADGSDVELTRYAGWVAGGRACGPASTGPNSAQAPEGLRPRPGDYTIWKPRWSAFFHTELDLILRRLDIRTVILAGTTTPNCVRTTCYDAIALEYNTVVLTDCCSSQTEEIQRVNLEDMGRAGAILMDSAAFRDFAPDTVPDTSAAIRAAMEGEDIIPEPFAEGPDGVYWPDRW